One stretch of Bradyrhizobium canariense DNA includes these proteins:
- the cydB gene encoding cytochrome d ubiquinol oxidase subunit II — protein sequence MMASIDIATIWAFIIAFAVFVYIVMDGFDLGLGILFPLFPAKADRDVIMNSVAPVWDGNETWLVLGGGGLMAAFPLAYAVLMPALYTPVIAMLIGLIFRGVAFEFRGRTLRKRNLWDIAFTGGSLLAALAQGIALGAMLQGVHVEGRHYAGGWWDWLTPFSILTGLAVAIGYALLGATWLIMKTEGELRDKAYRLSWVMLFAMLGAIGVVSIATPFLHVQYAQRWFTWPNVILTAPVPVAVAAVAVLLLRSLADKQDYRPFFLSLALFALSYAGLGISMWPYIVPQSITIWQAASPENSQIFMLVGVAILVPLILSYTGWAYWVFRGKVRAGSGYH from the coding sequence ATGATGGCCTCCATCGACATCGCAACCATCTGGGCATTCATTATCGCGTTCGCGGTCTTTGTTTATATCGTGATGGACGGATTCGACCTTGGTCTCGGTATATTGTTTCCGCTGTTTCCCGCGAAAGCCGATCGCGACGTCATCATGAACAGCGTCGCGCCGGTGTGGGACGGCAACGAAACCTGGCTGGTGCTTGGTGGCGGCGGCCTGATGGCGGCCTTTCCGCTGGCGTATGCGGTGCTGATGCCGGCGCTATACACACCGGTGATCGCGATGCTGATCGGACTGATATTTCGCGGCGTTGCCTTTGAGTTTCGCGGGCGCACGCTGCGCAAGCGAAATCTCTGGGATATCGCGTTTACCGGCGGGTCGCTGCTGGCGGCGCTGGCGCAGGGAATTGCACTCGGCGCGATGCTGCAGGGCGTGCATGTCGAGGGACGGCATTATGCCGGCGGCTGGTGGGACTGGCTGACGCCGTTCAGCATTTTGACCGGGCTCGCAGTAGCCATCGGCTACGCGTTGCTTGGCGCGACGTGGCTGATCATGAAGACGGAAGGTGAGCTTCGCGACAAAGCCTATCGCCTGAGCTGGGTGATGCTGTTCGCGATGTTGGGCGCGATCGGTGTCGTCAGCATCGCCACGCCGTTCCTTCACGTTCAGTACGCGCAGCGCTGGTTCACCTGGCCGAACGTGATCCTGACCGCGCCGGTGCCGGTCGCTGTGGCCGCCGTTGCGGTTCTGCTGTTGCGCAGCCTCGCCGACAAGCAGGACTACCGGCCGTTCTTTCTATCGCTGGCGCTGTTCGCGCTGTCTTATGCCGGTCTCGGCATCAGCATGTGGCCCTATATCGTGCCGCAGAGCATCACCATCTGGCAGGCGGCCTCCCCCGAGAACAGCCAGATCTTCATGCTGGTCGGCGTTGCCATTCTGGTGCCGCTGATCCTGAGCTACACCGGATGGGCCTATTGGGTGTTCCGCGGCAAGGTGAGGGCCGGGAGCGGTTATCATTGA
- a CDS encoding DUF2474 domain-containing protein translates to MRRLHEARPLTQRLVWFAALWLGGVGTVALVSYGLRLWLAPK, encoded by the coding sequence ATGCGCCGGCTGCACGAAGCGCGACCATTGACGCAACGCCTGGTGTGGTTCGCCGCGCTTTGGCTCGGCGGTGTCGGCACGGTGGCGCTCGTGTCCTACGGCTTGAGGCTTTGGCTGGCGCCGAAGTGA
- a CDS encoding L,D-transpeptidase: MTKLRHLIWIVIAAAGLTLSVSQSFAQQPDPGDQPGLVPDDSVQLDPEYRKQMVSYRTTEAPGTIIISTAERHLYLIQPGGRALRYGIGVGRDGFQWQGLLSITRKAEWPDWTPPPEMIARQPYLPRFMAGGPGNPLGARAMYLGATVYRIHGTNQPDTIGTAISSGCFRLVNADVADLYDRVPVGTKVIVRQKPEL; the protein is encoded by the coding sequence ATGACCAAGTTACGGCACCTGATCTGGATAGTGATCGCCGCAGCCGGCCTGACTCTCTCAGTCTCGCAGAGCTTTGCGCAGCAACCGGATCCCGGTGACCAGCCGGGACTCGTGCCCGATGATTCCGTGCAATTGGATCCGGAATATCGCAAGCAGATGGTCTCCTACCGCACCACCGAGGCGCCCGGCACCATCATCATCTCGACCGCGGAACGGCATCTCTATTTGATCCAGCCCGGTGGCCGTGCGCTGCGCTACGGCATCGGCGTCGGCCGCGATGGCTTTCAGTGGCAGGGACTTCTGAGCATCACGCGCAAGGCGGAATGGCCGGACTGGACGCCGCCACCCGAGATGATCGCGCGCCAGCCTTATTTGCCGCGTTTCATGGCGGGCGGACCCGGTAACCCGCTCGGCGCCCGCGCGATGTATCTCGGCGCGACCGTCTATCGCATCCACGGCACCAACCAGCCGGATACCATCGGCACCGCGATTTCGTCCGGCTGCTTCCGGCTGGTGAACGCCGACGTGGCCGATCTGTATGACCGTGTCCCGGTCGGCACCAAGGTGATCGTGCGGCAGAAGCCGGAGCTATAG
- a CDS encoding amino acid ABC transporter substrate-binding protein: MRTFRGGLLIGLAIAFAIAAAFVTYERYDTRTLKRTIRRGEVLCGVNTGLPGFSVPDDKGNWTGFDVDFCRAVASAIFDDPTKAKFVPLDANERFKELQNRKVDILSRNSTWSMSRETSYDLYFPAVAYYDGEGFMVPRSRNIDSALALDGSKVCVQDNTTTKLNLADYFRANNMKYEEMKFGKLDEVVKAYDTGKCDTFTADASQLYALRLNLSKPDDHVILPDIISKEPLAPVVRERDDDWMLIVKWTLYAMINAEELGITSKNIDEALKSKKPDVMRLVGTEGTYGEDLGLTKDWAARIIRHVGNYGEVYERNVGSGSKLHIPRGLNQLWSAGGIQYAPPIR; this comes from the coding sequence ATGCGGACATTTCGCGGCGGCCTCCTGATCGGGCTCGCAATCGCATTCGCGATCGCGGCTGCCTTCGTTACTTACGAACGATATGACACGCGCACGCTGAAGCGGACGATCCGGCGGGGCGAGGTGCTGTGCGGCGTCAATACCGGCCTGCCCGGCTTCTCCGTCCCTGACGACAAGGGTAACTGGACCGGCTTCGATGTCGATTTCTGCCGCGCGGTCGCCTCCGCCATCTTCGACGATCCGACCAAGGCGAAATTCGTTCCGCTCGACGCCAACGAACGTTTCAAGGAATTGCAGAACCGCAAAGTCGATATCCTCTCCCGCAACTCGACCTGGAGCATGTCGCGAGAGACCTCTTACGATCTCTATTTCCCGGCCGTGGCCTATTATGACGGCGAAGGTTTTATGGTGCCGCGGTCGCGCAATATCGACTCGGCGCTGGCGCTGGACGGCAGCAAGGTGTGCGTCCAGGACAACACGACGACGAAGTTGAACCTGGCCGATTATTTCCGCGCCAACAACATGAAATATGAGGAAATGAAGTTCGGCAAGCTGGACGAGGTCGTCAAGGCCTATGACACCGGCAAGTGCGATACGTTTACTGCCGACGCCTCCCAGCTCTACGCGCTGCGGCTCAACCTTTCGAAACCGGACGATCACGTCATCCTGCCGGATATCATTTCAAAGGAGCCGCTGGCGCCTGTCGTCCGCGAGCGCGATGACGACTGGATGTTGATCGTGAAATGGACGCTCTACGCCATGATCAACGCCGAGGAGCTCGGCATTACCTCCAAGAATATCGACGAGGCGCTGAAGTCGAAGAAGCCGGACGTGATGCGGCTAGTCGGGACCGAAGGAACCTATGGCGAAGATCTCGGGCTGACCAAGGATTGGGCCGCCCGCATCATCCGGCATGTCGGCAATTACGGCGAGGTCTATGAGCGCAATGTCGGCAGCGGATCGAAGCTCCACATTCCCCGCGGGCTCAACCAGCTCTGGAGCGCCGGCGGCATCCAGTACGCGCCGCCGATAAGATAG